A region of Paractinoplanes abujensis DNA encodes the following proteins:
- a CDS encoding DUF2809 domain-containing protein, which produces MNRRRAVALLAALAVLGLAFGIRLLAGSDVLDSSGRLAGHSGTALYATMIFAGVYVLFPAVRAVVAGAAALLFCWAVELFQLTGIPAGLSARSVLARLALGVQFDPADLAWYAAGIAPPVILMTVAARNRAPRPRLRPLTGSPVSVRRRSRRPTRPGPSSGRR; this is translated from the coding sequence ATGAACCGGCGCCGCGCAGTCGCGCTCCTCGCGGCTCTGGCCGTCCTCGGCCTCGCGTTCGGCATCCGCCTGCTGGCGGGCAGCGACGTCCTCGACAGCTCCGGCCGGCTCGCCGGCCACTCCGGCACCGCCCTGTACGCCACCATGATCTTCGCCGGCGTCTACGTGCTCTTCCCCGCCGTGCGCGCCGTCGTGGCCGGAGCCGCCGCCCTGCTGTTCTGCTGGGCCGTCGAACTGTTCCAGCTGACCGGCATCCCCGCCGGCCTCTCCGCCCGCAGCGTCCTGGCCCGGCTGGCCCTCGGCGTCCAGTTCGACCCGGCCGACCTGGCCTGGTACGCCGCCGGGATCGCCCCACCGGTCATCCTCATGACCGTTGCCGCGCGGAACCGGGCCCCGCGTCCGCGGTTGAGGCCCCTGACCGGCAGCCCCGTCAGCGTACGGCGACGGAGTCGTCGGCCGACGCGCCCCGGGCCTTCGTCGGGACGGCGTTGA